The sequence below is a genomic window from Sceloporus undulatus isolate JIND9_A2432 ecotype Alabama chromosome 5, SceUnd_v1.1, whole genome shotgun sequence.
tggggatgctttgatttggatttcttgcatggcagaagaagggggtttactggatagcccttgcggtctcttccaactctatgattctagattctgGCAACTTTGCAGGAATGTGGCCACCTGCCAGAGGCCTGGAGATCCTCAGCTGGCCTGTAAGAGAGGCCTGTGCCCGCTGGGGCCCTGACACTTCAAAATGCAACTGGTACCTAACATTTCTTGGAAGGTTCATAAAATGCATTCTAAGGCAATTGCAATGACTCATAAAGTCATATGCAAAAATAATAGGTAATGCAgttttgctttgcatttttaggggggaaattacATGACACTTCTACACTGATCCGTATCATATAAGACATCTCAATTATCAACAATCgtatttttggggggaaacaaaTAGGCCCACCACTGAAAAGACTCTGCCCCAGCAAGTTGCCTCTGACTCCTGGTGACCAGCTCCCTAGTTTTCTTGCAAGGTTATTCAGAGGATGTTGgttaccattgccttctgctgaggtggacagagagtgtgatgtgctcaGGCTGGAGTTCCAGGGCTGAGCAGCGGGGCTTGGAACTGGGGTTTCCGAAAGGCGTTTGTGCCCAGCACCCCAAACCCTACACAACACTGACCCGCCCGTCTCCACCATATCCAGTTCCTCCTGGTTGTAAGTTGCTGAATGCTTTCCATAAGGTGTGTGTCTGGGGTGGGAGAAGCCCACAGCCTCACCTGTACAGGCCCATCCAATCACCTTTCAGCAGGCAGGTGAGCTGGGGCCCAGCGTGTTCCAGGGTCTTGAGGAAGTCTTCTTGGCGGAAGGGGTAGATCTGAGGGGGGTTCTGCACAGATGCGTGCGGGTGTttgacagagagggagagaatgaaCAGGCAGACACTGAGCCTAGGATGGCACAGGGATGACCAGCCCTTTGACCCTCCCTCCCCCATGGGCAATCCCCCCCAATCTGTAGTATCTGAATGCTGCAGGCTGCCACAAAATAGCTCCAGGCAACAGCAGTATCAGCATCAGCACTGGGGCTAGGCCCTTGAGAAGGACCCATTACTTCAGGGTCATGGTGGGCAGGGGGCACTGAGCACATCCTTGGCTTCCACGTACCTTCCAGGGTGTGATGACTTTCTGCAGGGGCATGAGGCCAGCCATGTAGTGCTCCTGGGGAGGCAGATGGAGAGGCAGGGCATCCTCCGCATGAGATGGGAGGACAGCTGGGATGCTCTGCTCCTCTGTCAAGTAGGCAACCCACAGTGATGGGGGGGGGTATCACTTGGAAGCAGGGAAGCCCCTCCTTTGCTGTTGCAGCTCCCCCTCCCCTGGCAGGGAGCCTCTGAGGTTTGGAAGATGGCTGTGACCCCCTCTGAGAAGATCCTGAAAGGACAGCCCCCCATTCTGCCCCCTACCCCACTACTCACCAAGGGGAAAATGAAACTCTGGGTGAGCTCCAAGAGGTGGCGCCTCAGGAGGGCGCTCTGGGCCTCTGACGAGCGCTTCTTGTGGATGCCCTGAGGAACGTTGACCGGAGTGGAAGTGGGCAGACACGTCACCTCCCTGAAACCATCCTGTGATGTCCTGCCCTTGCAAGGCCACTGTCCCTCTAGCCTCCTTTTGCTCTTTCAGACAGTGAACAGAGGCCAAGTGCCAGGTCTGCCAGCCGGTGGGCAAAGAGGAGTGGCAGCACAATTGGGACCCCAAAGCCAGGCTTCTGATCCCCCTGCCCAGCAATGGAAAGCTGGGCAAGAAAGAGGCTAGGGCACTGCCTCACCAGGGTGGGGTAGGCAGACGTGGAAGGGGGGGATGAGGAAATGGCCAGGCACCATCCTGTGGACATGCGTGTCTGTGCTCACCTTCAGGAGCCTCTTGATCAGGACCTTGTCCTTGTGTAAGAAGGCCCGGTAGGCCGTGTATAGTCCTGGGGGTTGGGGACACAGAGTGGCAGAATGCAGTatcagagggggagagaaagcaggcaggctggcctgaagaggaaAGACACCTCCTCCCCCCCGGGCCCTCTACCCGCTACAACCCCAAGGAACCTGGGAGTCGGTACAGACACATCCCAAGGCATGGAGGGGCCAGGGCAGGGACTCCACCACACCCCAAATTTCTTCTGAATGCAATTCCTGGGGCAGGGGAACCAAGGACCCCCACGGGGTGCCTTATCCTCACCTGGCTTGGTATCCAGTGTTCTCAATTTGGCGGGTTTCTTCAGCTTGATCTGCTTGGGAAGGTCGCCTAGGCAGAAGCAAAAAGAAGGGGCACAGTGGTGCCAGTTCCATCAGCACAAGTGGGGAGTGAGTTGGGGGCAGAGAGCAGAGacccctctccttcctccatcccaCATGGGTTCAGCTGCTCATTGGTGCCAAGCAGGTGCTCATCTGTCTCTTCCCTGAAAGAAGCCCTCCCTCTCCCCCGGCCGCCAAGTAGCTTTTTACCGGCCATCTTGAGGTCCCCGAGCCGAAGGACATGAGGCCAGTGCTGAAGCATCTTGATAAAAAAGGGATTTGTGACACCGAGGATGACGTTTGGcctggggaggaaagggagagctATCAGCTGGAGGCACCACTCACCAACCCTCCACGCAGCAGGGTCACCCCACAAACACTCACGGGGCCTGAGTGCGAGTCGTGTACTCCTTGAACTCGCTGTCATGGATAGTGAAGTACGGGCGATAATCACAGCAGTATCTAAGGGGAGCCAGGCagctggagaagaagaaagagggtgTCTGCCAAAGGCCCCCCCCCCTGGAAGTACAAGACAAGCCCGCCAGTGATGGGAGAAAGATGCCACCCCGTGGATGCTGCCAGGGGCTGGCGGGTGGGCTCAATTGCCCCAGGTGAGTGTGAGAAGAGCCATTACctgagaaatactgtatatactcatctataagtcgaaaaatgtatgcccaaaaattgatctCAAAATCTTAGGTAGacttatacatgcatatatacggTAATGCAGTTCCCGGCATGGGCGCCGCGgccttttcgggggggggggggggggggttgatttgCAGGTCTTTTAGTCCAGGGAGAGTGCCCTTAAGAGAAAGGCTGCCTGCCTCCCTGGATCCCCGGCGCTTGCCTGAGTCGCCAGTGCTCCTGCGGCTGTGGaggcatccttccttccttccttccttccttccttccttcctctctctctccttcgcTTGCTCCATGAGAGCAAAAAAGAGACGTCCTCCTCTGGGCTCTGCAGCATGAAGAGCCAGGAGGATTAGCAGTTTCTTCCCCTTTCAAACATGAGCAGAgatcccttcccctttcccccccagAGAAGCCTTGCTTGCTTGCAAGCCCAGCGCCTGGGAGATTTCCCCAGATCGGCTGcatcaggaaaggaaagggggcagAGGAAACACTCACTGGAGCCACTCAAGCATCAGGAAAAGAAAATCTCCCAGGCAAGCGAGGCTTCTctgggggggaaaggggaagggatcTCTGCTCATGTTTGAAAGGGGAAGAAACTGCTAATCCTCCTGGCTCTTCATGCTGCAGAGCCCAGAGGAGGACGTCTCTTTTTTGCTCTCATGGAGCAagcgagggagagagagaggaaggaaggaagcagggatGCCTCCACAACTGCAGGAGCACTGgcgaccagtgttgccaacaagcctgggAGATAATTCCCGGACATGTTTGTCCCAAACCctctgaatccccccagatcccACGGAATATTCAgccacaattcccggaaaattcccatcatgttaaaatggcggatgttttgcaaataaaggTAAACatcattgaataaaaataatggtaacttatttcaaccctcaaaatcaccattgaaccaaacaaagaatctttcagtcctttaaagatatttattttggcatgaagggggttcaggaagctttgtgccaaatagaaatgtgttcggatgcaaccgcactgcagaaataaatccagtttgacacccttttaattgccatggctcagtgctagggaatcctgggatgcaATTCTCTTCGTCAGAGCTCTCAGACCCGACGTCTCCCTCATCTCTCCCGGTGCCCAGCTTCGGACCGAACCAACTGGAGCCCGGTTCTCCTTGAAGCCCCTCTCTTCCGGCTCAGGGAAGAGTTCGGACCCTTCTTCCGAGGGACACGATCCTTCtgtgaggaggaggcaggaggccACTCCCCCAAGCCCCCCCAAGTCGGGACGGAGGGGGTTTCCTCGGTGTAACAAGACTGAATCGTCGCCGCTGTCAGTGTCACTCAATGCAAGCGGCTGGTGGGAGTGACACGGAGCGCGAGGCTCCCTTCTGAGGCTCTGCTTCCTGCATGGGACATTTCAAACAATCAGTCCCcaaactgtgaagtcaaaggctttcactgccagcatccacagttttcgTGTGGCCGCATCCTGGGGAATCTGTTCCCGACATCGCCTGCAGCTGTGGACTGGCTCTATAGGGGCGGTGGTATGGACACAGGTGGAGCATAGATACCTGTGGGACCCTCGTTTGGGAAGAAGTGGTttacctggtggcgcagtggctaaTGCCAGAAccgcagccattcactcacagcCACAGGTTTTGAGTGCAATTCCAGCCAGCGGCTCCAGCCTGGATCCTTCCGAGGTCACAAAAATTGGAACCCCGCTTGTTAGGGGCTATTGGTTCTGCCCTGTAAACCGCATAGAGACTGTTTAGTCCAGTATGAAGTGCCCTAGAAACATTGCTCTATCGCAgtgttaatggtggagttagtttcTGTGTTGTGTGGCGCAACTTGGGGGTGTGCTGCGTGAACGGATATATATNNNNNNNNNNNNNNNNNNNNNNNNNCAAAGGGGCTTTGTGTCCCTTTAATtggtaatattaataataataattggtaatCTATTGTCATTGTCTGCGAGGAAACCCCCGCTTGccttgagtcttgattttgctgtttctcaggacagtagccaaactttgctcacTTTAAGGGTCCCTtcattcctgttgaagttgtgGATGTCAGCAGTCCCCCTGTGGCTCCAGACCCAGCCCTcattggcatggtccagagttTCGGTGTTTTcgttaacatgtaaaccacttcctcaCAAACAAGGGCCCCACAGGTCTATGTACGCCAGACGCTTCCAGgcaaccaccctctgaagatgccagccacagtccCAGGCAAAGCATCAGGAAtgcattcttccagaacacagccagaAATGCCCAGAggaaactataattcccaaactGCTTCCTGGGGATCAAAGCATGGATCTGCATTTAGGGCGCCCGAGAGATTTACTGGGAGAAGGCGACAGCGCCTCAGAGACACAGAGGCCTGGTTCCACAGACCAGCATTCAGCAGACAGCCACACCgcgcaatgcccccccccccagaaccatAGGGTTAAGGAAGGGCTTCTCGGATCCTGTGCCGCATGTGGCTGTAAGGGGACTACAGAAGGGATCTGGGCCTCTGGCAGGGCTCCAGGCAAGGCCCCCGAATGGCGCCGTCAGTCCAGGGCAGCCAGAAGTGCGCTACTCAGCATGACCCAGGATGCGCCAGGGAGCCAGAAGGAAAGGCCACTCCCAGGAGCCTGGCAAGGGCAGGGGCAGCCTTCCTGCAGGCCACTGGGCCCAGCCCTCCTCCCCAGGCCAGGAGCAGCGGGAGGAGGAGGTCTCCTGGGCAGAGGAAGGGGAGGCCGGGGCTGGCTGACCCCCGCAGCCCCACCGAGGGAGGGAGGCCCTAGGGCCGCTTGCCTCTTTTGGCAGATCCATACTTGCTTGCCAGGTAACTCAGGAAATCCTCCTTGGAGTCCTTTGCCCTGGAAGAGGAAGCAGACATGGAGCAGGTCAGAGGCTGCCAGGGCCAAAGGGGCGCCCAGGAGCCGCCAGGGCCAGGACTGTCCTCTGGAGGCCCCGAGGGAAAGGCCCCAGCCGAGAAGGCCTCCTGGGCTTTGCTCAAAGGCCCGAGGGATGGCTTCAGCCAATTGCCCCGAGGCTGAGCCAGcagccctggagccctgcctggacTCGCACTCGCAAGGGCCGGCGTCCCAGGAGCAGCCCTGGCCAGATGGCCTCCCAGGCCCCGCCTCGGGCCTCTTCCCAGCCTCCCGGGCTTGGCTCTTTCCCGGTCCCCTGCCAAGCGCCCACCTGGACCAGGAGCCGGAGCCGGAGCAGGAGGGGGTCCTCCTGGCAGAGACCGAGCGCGGGGTCTTCATCCTGGTCAAAactgggagggaggaagggagggaggaggaagggaagggtcAGCGGGGAGGAGCCGCCGggctccccttctccttccccggCCCCCGCCTGCGCCTTCCACTCACAGCGCTCGAAGGCCGCGTCCTCTTCCTTGTCGCCGCCGTCCGGAGAGACCGGGCTCCTgcggaaggaagggagagatggCCGCTTGAGCCTCGGGCCGGAGGGACCCGGCcgccccccttccttccttccttcggagGGACTCACCTCGGAGGGCGTCCCTCGCAGCGCTCCATTCGcccggaaggaggaggaggaaggggcctggCCAGGACCAGAGGCGCCCGAGGCAGGCGAAGGGGAGGGAGCCCGACGGACggaggcgcctcctcctcctcgctttgAAACTCCCGCCCGGGGCAGCGGCGGTGACGCACTTCCGGCGCGCGAGGGCGGGGCACGGCGAGGCCTCAGGGAGCGTCACTTCCTGCGCCGGAAGGAAGCCGCCTGGTGCCGCGAGCATGGCGCCTTTTGCAAAGGAGAGCTTGAGAACTAGGGCCTGCTGCCTGGCCCCCCTCAAGGCAGGAAGGAGGGCCCGGAGCCCCCCAGGGACTCCCGCTCGGAGCACTCCTGCCGCGGACCAGCCtccagcctctcctcctccttccagaagCTGGACTCCCTTTCCCTGgggcttacatccattgctccattgtgctgttctctggagcagcagaaaacaagctccctcctCGATGGGAGGCCCCTTCTCATCTCCCCTCTTAGCCTCCGCTTCTCCAGGACGAACCTCCCCGGCGGTTCTCTCGGGACACTATGCTGCATGCCAAGGCAAAGGCTTCTCCCTGACCTTCAGAGAAGCAGCGGCTGGCAAGGCGTCAGGAAGGAGCTCTTCTAGGCCACGGACGACGACGAGGCAGACCCCGAATCGCCTCTCCTCAgaggcctcctttggacacatggctccggTTTCTCAACGTcctgtttgaattgtggggcccggAACTGGAGACAGTCCTATTCCAGGCGGGATAGAGAGGCACTGGCCTGTtccagacggccaaaataaagctgcttcgggtctctttggagggatgctatttcaatgagtccggaggtcgcgccaaagccacactccgttcctaagccctggagggcagctttggtgcagcttccggattcttgggatgcatgcatcatttaaacagcagcatccctccaaagagacccgaagcagctttattttggccgtctgtaacaggccactgtgacttcccttgatctagatgctagaCTTCTATGAACGCAGCCTAGAATCGCCTcggccttgttagctgcagcaGCGTCACCCTCTTgcctcatgttcaccttgtgctCCACtcggactcccagatcccttccaCACGAACCGGCCTCTCCTTCAGCCAGGGCTCCCCCGTTCTGTGCATCCCATTTCTCCGTCCTCAGGGCAGGACTTTGGCCCATTAGCTCTTCCTcctaattcatagaatcatagagttggaagaggcccttCCTCCCAGTCCTAGCTAGAGAGGCCGAATAGCcgaccgggcccaggacagaccccgcTGGATGCCCCACCGCcggccacttctctccagcagGAAGAGGAGCAACGGCGGAGCGTCCTTTGGGTTCCGCACCGCCTGCCCCACATTTCGCTCGGCGTCTACGCCGTTGTTGCTCCGGAGAGAGCGGccgaaggagggaagggagggaggaggaagggcccgGGGGCGAGAGGGGTGACATCGGCTGCGGCCCTGGACCGGAGGCTAGCCACCTCCCAAGgaccggcctcctcctcctcctccttctctcggCGCTGCCTTCGGCTAAGGAAGGCGGCGGCAGCGCAGCGCCAAGCCTCTGACGGCGGAGCCTCCGCGCGCCCTCGCGTGACGTCACGcgcttcagggtgggaggaggGGCCGAGAGGGAGCCCCGCCCCAAATACTCCCCTCGCCCGCTTCCGGCCGGGTGACGTAGGCGGTGGGCGGGGACCGGGCGGGAGAAGAGGCCTCACCCCCGACTTCCGGAGTCCGCGGGAGAAGCGGAGGGAGGCGGCCCTTCTGCTGGGCGAGGGCCAATGGGAGCGCTCCCCGGCCCAGGAGCCGGCGCCGATTGGCTGCCCCGGCTGCGCGCCTGCGCCTGAGCGTCCGGGCCGGGGCTGGGCCTGTCCGCCCGGGCAAGATGGCGCTGGCGACGGCGGCCGAAAAGGCGGAGGCGGGCAGGGAGGTAGCGGCGGCGGCCGGGCGGCCATGAGACGGAGCGCCGCCGGCGGGAAAccggaggaagagcaggaggagcagAAACCTTGGCCTCCGCCTCGCCCGCTTTGGGCATGGCCCGCCTCGCCGACTACTTCGTGGTGGTGGCCTTCGCCCCGGGGAAGCGCCCCGGTGAGTCCTGGCGGGGGAGGCAGGCGGGCAGGGAGGAGCGCGCGGCCTCCGCTCCCTCTCCGTCCCCCGCCTCTTGGCCGGGAGCAGCAGGGCCTCCCtcggggctggaggaggaggaggaggagggaggtccAGGGGCCCGGGACGGAAGAGGCCCGGCCGGGAAGGCCCCAGCAGGCCCGCGGGAGCCCCGTCCGCGCCCCGCCGAGAGAGAGGGCCGTGGCCGGGGCTCCCCTCGCTGCCCTGAGGCCATTGGCCCTTGCGGGGCTCTCCTCCGCTTGGCCCTCCTGGAGCCTTCCCAGGGGTCGGAGGCCTCTGCCGCCTGGTCTTCAGCGACAACCTCCCGGACTCAggctgccagggctgggctttctCTCTGGGTCTTTGTGGCTGCCCCGAAGTGGCCCCGGCCGAGGAGGGCGCCTGAGAGATGGCGGCCCTTGGCTGCGGCAGAGGAAGCCAGAGCCAGGCTGACGGCCTGAGGCTGCTGCTGCCCAAGAGGGAGAAGGCGGGCCAAGGACGGAGACCACGGCCAGCCTCTCTGCCCAGCTGCTCTTGCTCTAGCTCAAAGCCATCGGCTCTGGACTTTCTCTGGCAGCCCTGAAGGGAGTCCTCTTCTCCATCCCTCAAAGCCCTGGCATTGAACTGGGCCAGGGCTGCTCCTGGGAGCGTCTCCAGGGGCactaatagcccagaggacagggtcagaaGGACcgggaagctgggccaaagctaacagaagGAGCTTCGACAGGGAGAAATGtcaggtgctgcacttagggaggGAAAATAAACGGCACAGAGATGggatgatgggggacacctggctggatATGGATGGCTTatatgtatgaaagggatctaggatccaAGTAGAGCACAAGCGGAACATGAGCCAACCAtgcgacgcggcagctaaaagggccaatgcgatattaggctgcatcagtagaggCACAGGGCCACTCTATTCTaataggacattgagaaactggagccatgtgtccaaaggagggaggctCAAATGGtgaagctggagaagagaaggttaagagatgacatgagagcttgaagggtgtcatattgaggaggagggaggaagcctgttttctgctgctccagagaataggacccaatggagccatggatgcaagctccaggaaaacgCATACATAAACCCATAAgtattaggaagagcttcctggcaggaagagctatttgacagtggaagagggtctccttccttggaggtctttaaagagaggctgggaatgctttggttgtgatttcctgcatggcaggataaaggggttggactggtctcttccaactcttatgattctatgattccttggaggtctttaagcagaggctggatggccatcatctgttggggattgagagttcctgcatggcagaagggttggagtggatggccattcttggggtctcttccaactctatggtcctaTCATTTTAACTCTGGCAAAGAGAGGCACCTGGTCGGTTCCTGGTGAGCTGTTTCCATCAGTGTAGATGGTTTGGCCTCAattttctgccccctcccccaatatcCTGTCTGGGGGAAGGGTTTTTGGGAGCCCCTGCAGCCACTAGGGAGGTCACCATCCAGCATGTTTGCCTTGCTGCGCCCCAGTATAGCAGTGGAAGATCCCATTTTCCCTCTCACCGAGTGGCCCGCCCCCGTAACCCAGCCCCATAAAAGTTTGGAGGAAACGGTCATGATTTTTTGCTCCAACTGAGGAACAGCATTGCCCTTTTGTCTGCCGGGGGGGGGGTGCTCCTGATCAATTTGCTATGTTTATATACATCCCCACACCCTTTAGATGTTTAGCCTCCCAAGGCCTGGGAGGTGCCATTAGCCACTTCTGTTATTTGCCCCTCCTGCTTCCCCCCATTTAGGGCAAGTGGGCCCTTGGAGAGCAAAGCCAGCCTTGGGGCCACAAGAGAATGACCACTGCAAGAGCCCTGGGGACACAGTGGTTCAAAGGTAAGTGCTGTGGcccctcactcacaaaccacatggttgtgagttcagtcccagccagggctcTTGCAGGGGCTCAGGGCCGACtcagcctgttgggggcaatgCGATGCTTACagttgcaaactgcttagggagtgcttaagtgcactgatacgcggtatagaaatgcacttgctgttGCTCTTGCTCTGCCGGCCCTGGCTCACTGGAGCTGTTTTGGCTTACTCTGAGGAGCTTACtctgagagaggaggagagggctgGATCCGGCCCTCAGCAGCCCAAGGACACAGTGCCCTCATTGTTCTTTGGGAGGTCCGCTCTCTCTGTTGCCAGTTTGGGAGGGGACAGGATGGCCATTGTCCTGGTTGCTGACACGGGTTGCGCTGGACTGGAGTGTCTGGAGCTGTCCTCAGATGTGCATTTGCATAGTGGGAGGGGGTCCTGGGAGAGTGGGGCACATTGTCTCTGGGGCCAGGGGGTCGCATGGGGGCAGGTGCACTCTGCAGGGGCCCCAGGCAGAGGCAGAGACCCTTTTGGGCAGGTGTGGGGCAATGCCAGCTGCCTTGCAAAGCCAGGGGTTGGGTGCAGGCTGCCCTGCCTGGTGCATTCTCCAGGTCCCTGGCAGGAAGGATTCCCAGGCCCACCCTTTCTGGACATGGGTTTTCTAGCCCCAGCGCAAAGGATGCTGGAGAGAGCACTCTGTGCATGGGCCTCCTGCTTTCACTTCCTGTTTGAGAGGCTCAGCAGACGCCTCGGTGTGACATGTCTGGAAGGGTGCAACTCTTTCCCACCCAGCCAGGGCAGCCTGCAATGGGGCAGCCCCCTGTGCCTGTGGCGGGCCACTCTGTGCACAGCGGGTGTTAGCTTTGGCCTCTGCGCTCGGCCTTGTGCCACTGGGGTGGATGTGcgaaggaagggcaggaggcaAGGGGAGCGCTTGGTTCGCTTCAGGGCTGCGGTCCCTGGGCGGCAGACAGTCCCAGAAGGTCTTTAACCCATCTAAATAGACCCAAATACTCTCTCCTTTCACAACCCTGTGCCCTGATTTTCTTCAGGCCCATCATAGCCTTTGCATTCTTCTCTGAGCAtattccagtttctcagtgtcctccTGAAATTGCAGTATTCAAAACTGCACCTTGTGGAATCTGGCCAGTGCCTATTTTGTGGGTGTTGGCCAGTAAAGACCTTACATTCAGGCAGCCTTGAGGATCCTAGAAtcagagtcggaagagacctcaggggccacccagtccaactccccttctgccatgcaggaactcacaatcaaaacacacctgtgacagatggcc
It includes:
- the LOC121930795 gene encoding protein DENND6B-like, with the protein product MPPQPQEHWRLRQAPGIQGDFEINFWAYIFRLIDEYIQYFSGNGSSHTHLGQLSPPASPWQHPRGGIFLPSLAGLSCTSRGGGLWQTPSFFFSSCLAPLRYCCDYRPYFTIHDSEFKEYTTRTQAPPNVILGVTNPFFIKMLQHWPHVLRLGDLKMAGDLPKQIKLKKPAKLRTLDTKPGLYTAYRAFLHKDKVLIKRLLKGIHKKRSSEAQSALLRRHLLELTQSFIFPLEHYMAGLMPLQKVITPWKNPPQIYPFRQEDFLKTLEHAGPQLTCLLKGDWMGLYR